Proteins encoded together in one Lathyrus oleraceus cultivar Zhongwan6 chromosome 5, CAAS_Psat_ZW6_1.0, whole genome shotgun sequence window:
- the LOC127085302 gene encoding peroxisome biogenesis protein 6, with protein sequence MGPLIEEQRAEMLFHSPENIYGLHSNTDLEGFAKEIIGQTSGFMPKDMCALITDAGANLFPSSNAEVEKVEPEGADSSFSSKVAGDNNESEVSAQKPGKEDLVNALERSKKRNVSALGTPKVPNVKWDDVGGLEDVKKINPGYCSVASLA encoded by the coding sequence ATGGGGCCTTTGATAGAAGAGCAAAGGGCTGAGATGCTATTTCACTCACCGGAAAATATTTATGGACTCCACTCTAATACTGATTTAGAGGGTTTTGCAAAAGAAATAATTGGACAGACATCTGGTTTCATGCCCAAGGATATGTGTGCTTTAATTACAGATGCTGGTGCCAACTTATTTCCCAGCAGCAATGCCGAAGTAGAGAAAGTTGAACCCGAAGGTGCAGATAGTTCTTTTAGTTCAAAGGTGGCAGGGGACAACAACGAGTCAGAAGTTTCAGCTCAAAAACCTGGGAAAGAAGACTTGGTGAATGCTTTGGAACGATCAAAGAAAAGAAATGTGTCAGCATTGGGCACTCCAAAGGTTCCAAACGTAAAATGGGACGATGTTGGTGGGCTTGAAGATGTCAAAAAAATCAATCCTGGATACTGTTCAGTTGCCTCTCTTGCATAA